The following are encoded in a window of Spirochaeta cellobiosiphila DSM 17781 genomic DNA:
- a CDS encoding YihY family inner membrane protein yields the protein MVLTKKLPWYLKKSWGYFKYWFSLLMKDSCPARAAGLAFNSILALVPLSALVFSIVSAIGGLDDMSSSVRAFLLDTLVPSSQGEVLSYFENFIANTKTLGVTGLMIFLVTSLMLIMNIDQNFNDIWKTRKRKNMIEKISTYTAVLILGSLFVAVSFSLSSWIHNQIQAEIFSQFNHLIQILIRFSPWFAMFMALVIMNMFIPHDPVNIRHASLAAIVGATAWEIIKYYFGQWAGWSVRNSIIYGSLALIPMFLFWLNLAWMVVLGQLEIANVMDKRLKGLWKHVHGETTSFDQFVDTVAIMNCVQNYYDTEQKPITLQKINRITQLGQGYILLLLDKLVDLDLVYETTKAGYMTKKDYSLEPVWRAFVGDPKALDDLPGLEEFSKDLKSMIEEHL from the coding sequence ATGGTTTTAACGAAAAAATTACCCTGGTACTTAAAAAAAAGCTGGGGATACTTCAAATATTGGTTTTCCCTCCTTATGAAAGATTCCTGTCCCGCCAGAGCGGCTGGTCTGGCTTTTAATTCTATCTTGGCTCTAGTCCCTCTGTCCGCCTTAGTTTTTAGTATTGTCAGTGCAATCGGCGGGTTGGATGATATGTCCTCCTCTGTACGAGCCTTTCTTCTGGATACTCTTGTTCCGAGCAGTCAAGGTGAGGTTCTCTCTTATTTTGAAAACTTTATAGCCAACACAAAAACTTTAGGTGTGACAGGTTTAATGATTTTTCTGGTGACCAGTCTTATGCTGATTATGAACATCGATCAGAACTTTAACGATATATGGAAAACCAGGAAAAGAAAGAATATGATAGAAAAGATATCTACCTATACAGCCGTCCTTATCTTGGGAAGTTTATTCGTCGCTGTTAGTTTTAGCCTCTCCTCCTGGATTCATAATCAAATTCAAGCGGAGATTTTCTCCCAATTCAATCATCTCATCCAAATTCTTATTCGATTTAGTCCTTGGTTCGCTATGTTTATGGCCTTAGTGATCATGAATATGTTTATCCCTCATGATCCAGTGAATATCCGCCATGCTTCTCTAGCGGCTATTGTCGGGGCTACGGCATGGGAAATTATCAAATATTATTTTGGGCAATGGGCCGGATGGAGCGTACGAAATTCTATTATCTATGGATCTTTGGCCTTGATCCCTATGTTCCTCTTTTGGCTGAACTTAGCCTGGATGGTTGTCTTAGGGCAGTTGGAGATCGCCAATGTGATGGATAAAAGGCTCAAGGGATTGTGGAAGCATGTCCATGGTGAGACAACTTCCTTTGATCAGTTTGTTGATACTGTAGCCATTATGAACTGTGTCCAGAACTACTATGATACAGAACAGAAACCTATCACCTTACAGAAGATCAATAGAATAACCCAATTAGGACAGGGGTATATCCTGCTTCTACTGGATAAACTTGTTGATCTTGATCTGGTGTACGAAACAACCAAAGCGGGGTATATGACCAAGAAAGACTATTCTCTTGAACCTGTCTGGAGAGCCTTTGTTGGTGATCCTAAGGCCCTGGATGACCTTCCTGGCCTGGAGGAATTCTCAAAGGATCTAAAAAGCATGATAGAAGAACATTTATAG
- a CDS encoding HEAT repeat domain-containing protein, which yields MEYIQGGLLALGIILIFFIVRSFIQGGYKKAIRMYQRDGIPIPYHSGSFQSYLDHYIEKKATQGDRELLFLTGRDQLWINKLLNKPTRKNLRRVTNYLRDEGLFAAFNAALSKDKLKDQLRQIIKERGILPIAQTCQGQSFDGQAGLNLLMEHINEIRELTGHPSWNIRYFALNMLVHHEDQRSFRAVRESLQDTHPLIRAVACQYCQATDEDFFKDLQSMVLNDGNQEVRRQAFQRLIKEEQETLTQSINDLTTTQVRHYIEFFQIEKSEDSDRALKLVQGDDWEIRLSAALFLNKHNRLRSLMNKGSFEDRSELERIENILLCAGEVKVINYLRPIPDEEGPLYLGLALLQRWGSQELCLAYTKRVLQKPHIQTEDLWYRAIDTLKMRNFTEGHNLISSELHKHRDNPIKLQHLLTNIPQNSSSDISYTLLGFLKNPQFTMTEELIEAFMKVDRSLWMGEVIQILAEGRQNYSHQVRMKALLLLGKANESYTISYILEQLPTLPLEQTTQLGQALSSFEEEKIIPCIEEQLNQPDGPIRASLLKALPSSLKKHFTKQIKDGLGNPDPEVREASIGSLVDLGDSKSLLTATQLLRDPIEKVRRKAARMIGEYATNKAIEELMSLIEDENETEEVIRMAISGITYNKDPKLMDPLISLMESSQDKGIIVQEELERIESSPHLAYLVKTFKDADPSLRSKIQGIFNHIGPRIEPHLQELLEADMDSIKPYLGDILDHTGYIDHLIRRLKHRNAKVRQEAASYLALIESQGAFRGILLAARDPNEEVRVMVTKALEKLANAESEKLLNQLLNDPDKRVQKYTKWALARVKVKNSKD from the coding sequence ATGGAATACATTCAAGGGGGCCTTCTGGCCCTGGGTATCATCTTGATTTTCTTTATTGTTCGTTCATTTATTCAGGGAGGTTATAAGAAAGCCATCCGTATGTACCAAAGGGATGGTATCCCCATCCCCTATCATTCAGGGAGTTTTCAATCTTACTTAGATCATTATATTGAAAAAAAAGCCACCCAGGGAGATAGGGAGCTTTTGTTCCTAACAGGAAGGGATCAGCTATGGATTAATAAGCTCTTGAACAAACCTACCAGAAAGAACCTACGCAGAGTCACTAATTATTTAAGAGATGAAGGTTTATTTGCTGCCTTCAACGCAGCGCTCTCTAAGGACAAGCTCAAGGATCAACTCAGACAGATTATAAAAGAAAGGGGTATACTCCCTATAGCGCAAACCTGTCAGGGCCAAAGTTTTGATGGTCAAGCAGGTCTGAACCTACTTATGGAACATATAAATGAGATCCGGGAACTCACTGGCCACCCTTCCTGGAACATCCGGTATTTTGCTCTCAATATGCTAGTACATCATGAAGATCAGCGTTCCTTTAGGGCGGTCAGAGAATCCCTTCAAGATACACATCCCCTCATTAGGGCTGTGGCCTGTCAGTATTGTCAGGCCACTGATGAAGATTTTTTTAAGGACCTCCAATCCATGGTTCTTAATGATGGAAATCAGGAAGTCAGGCGCCAAGCTTTCCAACGACTGATAAAAGAGGAACAAGAGACACTAACCCAAAGCATTAATGATCTCACAACCACACAGGTTCGCCATTATATAGAGTTCTTCCAGATAGAAAAAAGTGAAGACAGTGACAGAGCTTTAAAACTGGTACAAGGCGATGATTGGGAAATCCGACTTAGTGCCGCTCTCTTTCTCAACAAGCACAACCGTCTTAGGTCTCTTATGAATAAAGGAAGCTTTGAAGATCGCTCAGAATTGGAACGCATTGAAAACATCCTTCTCTGTGCAGGGGAAGTGAAGGTTATCAATTACCTTAGGCCCATACCCGATGAAGAGGGACCTCTTTATCTGGGGCTGGCCCTACTCCAGCGATGGGGAAGTCAGGAATTATGTCTGGCCTATACCAAAAGAGTACTTCAAAAACCTCATATACAGACAGAAGACCTCTGGTATAGAGCCATTGATACTTTGAAAATGAGAAACTTCACAGAAGGTCATAACCTGATCAGCAGTGAATTACATAAACATAGGGACAATCCAATAAAACTCCAGCATCTACTGACCAATATCCCCCAAAACAGTAGTTCGGATATTAGTTATACCCTCCTGGGATTTTTGAAGAATCCCCAATTCACCATGACAGAAGAGCTGATCGAAGCTTTTATGAAGGTAGATCGTTCCTTATGGATGGGAGAAGTGATACAAATACTGGCAGAGGGAAGACAAAACTACTCCCATCAAGTACGGATGAAGGCCTTGCTTCTTCTGGGAAAGGCAAACGAAAGTTATACCATTAGCTACATACTGGAACAACTGCCCACCCTTCCTCTGGAACAGACAACCCAATTAGGTCAGGCCCTGAGTAGTTTTGAGGAAGAAAAGATCATACCTTGTATAGAAGAACAGCTGAATCAGCCTGATGGGCCCATCAGAGCGAGTCTATTAAAAGCCCTTCCCTCTTCCTTAAAAAAACATTTTACCAAGCAGATCAAAGACGGATTGGGTAACCCGGATCCTGAAGTAAGGGAAGCCTCCATTGGATCACTGGTGGATCTGGGAGATTCCAAAAGCCTCCTTACAGCAACCCAATTATTAAGAGACCCTATTGAAAAGGTGAGACGTAAGGCCGCCCGGATGATTGGGGAATATGCAACCAATAAGGCTATCGAAGAATTAATGAGTCTCATAGAAGATGAAAATGAGACAGAAGAAGTGATTCGGATGGCCATATCAGGCATCACTTATAACAAAGATCCTAAGTTGATGGATCCCCTTATAAGCCTCATGGAAAGTTCTCAAGATAAAGGAATAATCGTTCAGGAAGAACTGGAACGAATAGAGTCTTCCCCTCACCTTGCTTATTTAGTTAAAACTTTCAAAGACGCCGACCCTTCTTTAAGAAGCAAAATACAGGGGATTTTTAATCACATTGGCCCAAGAATAGAGCCTCATCTACAGGAACTTCTGGAAGCAGACATGGACTCTATCAAACCCTATCTGGGAGATATTCTAGATCACACAGGCTATATCGATCACCTTATAAGAAGGCTAAAACACAGGAATGCCAAAGTGAGACAGGAAGCAGCCTCTTACTTAGCCCTTATTGAAAGTCAGGGGGCATTCCGGGGAATACTACTGGCCGCCCGTGATCCAAATGAAGAAGTCCGTGTGATGGTTACAAAAGCTTTAGAAAAGTTAGCCAATGCAGAATCAGAAAAGCTACTCAATCAACTCCTCAATGATCCTGACAAAAGGGTTCAGAAGTATACAAAATGGGCTTTAGCCCGGGTTAAGGTGAAGAACAGCAAGGACTAA
- a CDS encoding AAA family ATPase, translating into MDLFQSNTSSESEPLAARMRPRNLSEYIGQEHIVGEGRLLRRAIQVDRLSSVLFYGPPGTGKTTLARVIAGTTKSRFVTVNAVLSGVKEIREAIKEAKDQMNFHNRKTILFVDEVHRWNKAQQDALLPWVENGTFILIGATTENPYFEVNSALVSRSRVFQLVSLTDEDLMKIAHQALKDKERGYGKLDISFEEGALEHIVKTAAGDARSLLGALELAVESSGATPLFISMKAAEESIQKKVVLYDKEGDYHYDTISAFIKSLRGSDPDAALYWLARMVRAGEDPKFLFRRMLISASEDVGLADPRAISIVSSAASAFDRVGMPEGQFFMAEAALYLATAPKSNSSLGYFDALKSIEAEELQDIPNHLKDSSRDKHAFGHGEDYKYPHAFKDHWVSQAYLPENLRGRLFYKPSKQGYEHEIREEVLRKREAALAAMQESRQEVLTYTKPDKNKEQWFKRTQSGQRDILYAIRDKIFEHLSLQRHDRLLIIKESTGLLLWEALRKVPEGGVTAYVTNKDDLAILNAYASSLDEPERPLLLGEEIKELDQPYDALLFRDLFTDHTRWNQVLSDIHRWRKENTKLVFSQVWPLEGQRLSDLSSRLNTSFPEFKEWEDGFYQTEHPLFWTIESLQKAFQEDSMELTLAESLTIKEERFITEEMLQAWLIKGGSNKKGLAGYLQSINAPVEDIYKLLADDIVNRPVTWNQKQLIFKV; encoded by the coding sequence ATGGATTTGTTTCAGTCAAACACCAGCTCAGAATCAGAACCTTTAGCCGCTAGAATGCGTCCTCGTAACCTATCCGAATACATTGGTCAGGAACATATTGTAGGAGAAGGACGCCTGTTAAGAAGGGCCATTCAAGTAGATAGACTTAGTTCGGTTTTATTCTATGGACCACCAGGGACAGGAAAAACGACTCTTGCCAGAGTGATCGCTGGAACGACGAAGAGTCGTTTTGTCACAGTGAATGCTGTACTAAGTGGTGTCAAAGAGATCCGGGAAGCCATTAAAGAAGCCAAAGATCAAATGAATTTCCATAACAGGAAAACCATCCTCTTTGTAGATGAAGTACATCGCTGGAATAAAGCCCAGCAGGATGCCTTACTTCCCTGGGTCGAGAATGGGACGTTCATTCTCATTGGGGCTACTACAGAAAATCCTTATTTTGAAGTGAACTCCGCTTTGGTTAGTAGAAGTCGGGTATTCCAGTTAGTTAGTTTAACCGATGAGGATCTCATGAAGATTGCTCATCAAGCATTAAAAGATAAAGAACGGGGTTATGGAAAGCTGGATATCAGCTTTGAAGAAGGAGCCCTTGAACATATCGTTAAAACAGCAGCCGGCGATGCCAGAAGTTTGTTGGGTGCTTTAGAATTGGCTGTGGAATCTTCAGGAGCCACTCCCCTTTTTATATCCATGAAAGCGGCCGAAGAAAGCATCCAAAAGAAAGTTGTCCTCTATGATAAAGAGGGGGATTATCACTACGACACAATAAGTGCTTTTATCAAAAGCTTAAGAGGTAGTGACCCTGATGCGGCTCTTTACTGGCTCGCCAGAATGGTCAGGGCAGGAGAAGATCCCAAATTCCTCTTTAGACGTATGCTCATTTCCGCCTCAGAAGATGTGGGATTAGCCGATCCCAGAGCCATTTCTATCGTCTCTTCAGCAGCCTCAGCCTTTGATAGGGTAGGAATGCCTGAGGGACAATTCTTCATGGCCGAAGCGGCGCTTTATCTAGCAACAGCTCCTAAGTCTAATTCCTCACTTGGATATTTTGATGCGCTCAAGTCTATTGAAGCAGAAGAACTCCAGGATATACCGAATCACCTAAAAGATTCTTCCCGGGATAAACATGCCTTTGGTCACGGTGAGGATTATAAATATCCCCATGCTTTCAAGGATCACTGGGTATCCCAGGCTTATCTTCCCGAAAACTTAAGAGGCCGTCTCTTCTATAAACCTTCCAAACAAGGTTATGAACATGAGATTCGAGAAGAAGTGTTAAGAAAAAGAGAAGCCGCATTGGCCGCTATGCAAGAATCCAGACAGGAAGTTCTTACCTATACCAAACCGGATAAGAACAAAGAACAATGGTTTAAACGGACCCAAAGCGGTCAAAGGGATATACTCTATGCCATTCGAGATAAAATATTTGAACACCTGTCTCTTCAAAGACATGATCGTCTTCTTATAATAAAGGAATCAACAGGATTACTCCTGTGGGAAGCCCTGAGAAAGGTTCCCGAAGGTGGTGTAACTGCTTATGTAACCAATAAGGATGACTTGGCCATTTTAAACGCCTATGCTTCAAGTCTGGATGAACCAGAGAGGCCCCTCCTTTTAGGTGAGGAAATAAAAGAGTTAGACCAACCATATGATGCTCTGCTCTTCAGGGATCTTTTTACAGACCATACACGATGGAACCAGGTTCTCTCTGATATCCACCGTTGGCGCAAAGAGAACACAAAACTGGTTTTTAGCCAGGTTTGGCCCTTGGAAGGTCAACGTTTAAGTGATTTATCTTCCCGTTTAAATACAAGCTTTCCTGAGTTCAAAGAATGGGAAGATGGATTTTACCAAACAGAGCATCCTCTCTTTTGGACGATCGAGTCTTTGCAAAAGGCTTTTCAGGAAGACTCTATGGAACTGACATTAGCAGAAAGCTTGACCATAAAGGAAGAAAGGTTTATAACCGAGGAAATGCTTCAGGCATGGCTTATAAAAGGCGGATCTAACAAAAAAGGATTGGCTGGATATTTACAGAGTATAAACGCACCAGTAGAAGATATATATAAACTCTTGGCTGATGATATAGTTAATAGGCCTGTAACATGGAACCAAAAGCAGTTGATTTTCAAAGTATAA
- a CDS encoding adenylate/guanylate cyclase domain-containing protein, which yields MKKRNPVQYLVKTTAILSQYQEKTRLTEGLTDHSMDATESDIAVLYLKDNQYDHCYRRYYQRGRYEVPPKLDPEQGSIIFLEDCGQVLLLPKRDRDFELFLLHPDMTSALVLPLKQNNNLEGFLILNARESDWYGKDDLAFADGYCESVASLLFNIELFQSLKQKMKAIDDLQRYQERVFNSMTNLLLTTDGEGKLAYYNDQAARTLALKEEDLGRPYSDLFKGKVTKKAINLMNKALDTGKEFLGYEGIYKTEPRDIDFSLNISPLLGKRGKKEGLTMILTDQSREKALASEMANVKEDRRIIKDMFSRYLSQDVVQHLMEQPDLVKLGGDKKAATLFFADIRGYTSFSEGKDPAYIVDVLNDYFSQAVDVIIQYNGYIDKFIGDCIMAAWGVPMYSEAQDARKAVTCALAVQELVNNKKRDFFKGEAKHLQIGIGMNSGPLVAGNLGSQSRMDYSIIGDTVNVAARLEGIAKGGEVIINHTTRDLLGDHFKLEELTPVKVKGKEKPLPIFKVLKLVS from the coding sequence GTGAAAAAACGTAATCCTGTCCAATACCTGGTTAAGACAACCGCTATCTTGTCCCAATATCAGGAAAAAACCCGTCTCACCGAAGGTCTAACCGACCACAGCATGGATGCTACTGAATCGGATATAGCCGTTCTTTATTTGAAGGACAATCAATATGATCATTGCTACAGACGCTATTACCAAAGGGGGCGTTACGAAGTTCCCCCCAAGCTAGACCCGGAACAGGGGAGTATCATCTTTTTAGAAGACTGTGGACAGGTCCTGTTATTACCCAAAAGGGATAGAGATTTTGAACTCTTCCTCCTCCATCCTGATATGACTAGTGCCTTGGTTCTACCACTTAAACAAAATAATAATCTCGAGGGGTTTCTCATCCTCAATGCCCGGGAATCTGATTGGTATGGAAAGGACGATCTGGCCTTTGCTGATGGTTATTGTGAATCAGTAGCCAGCTTATTGTTTAATATAGAACTATTTCAAAGCCTAAAGCAGAAAATGAAGGCTATAGATGATCTACAGCGTTATCAGGAACGGGTATTTAATTCCATGACCAATCTACTCTTAACGACAGATGGAGAAGGGAAACTAGCCTATTATAATGATCAGGCCGCCCGGACATTAGCCCTAAAAGAAGAAGATCTAGGCCGACCCTATTCTGATCTGTTCAAAGGAAAGGTCACTAAAAAAGCCATTAATCTTATGAATAAAGCCTTAGATACGGGTAAAGAGTTCCTGGGCTATGAAGGGATCTATAAAACAGAACCCAGGGACATTGATTTTAGTCTGAATATCAGCCCACTTCTGGGTAAAAGAGGCAAGAAAGAAGGTCTGACTATGATCCTTACAGATCAAAGCAGGGAAAAAGCCTTAGCCAGTGAGATGGCGAATGTCAAAGAAGACCGACGTATTATTAAAGACATGTTTAGCCGTTACCTGTCCCAGGATGTGGTGCAGCATTTGATGGAACAACCAGACTTGGTCAAGTTAGGAGGAGACAAAAAAGCAGCTACCCTCTTTTTTGCAGATATCCGCGGTTATACCTCCTTCAGTGAAGGGAAAGACCCAGCCTATATTGTCGATGTCCTCAATGATTATTTCAGCCAGGCAGTAGACGTTATCATCCAATACAACGGGTACATAGATAAATTCATTGGAGATTGTATCATGGCCGCCTGGGGTGTCCCCATGTACAGTGAAGCCCAAGATGCCCGGAAAGCCGTTACCTGTGCCTTAGCCGTTCAAGAACTGGTCAATAATAAGAAACGTGATTTCTTCAAAGGAGAAGCCAAACATCTTCAGATTGGTATTGGGATGAACTCCGGCCCCTTAGTCGCAGGGAACCTGGGAAGTCAATCCAGGATGGACTACTCCATCATAGGAGACACTGTGAATGTAGCCGCCCGTTTAGAAGGGATTGCTAAGGGAGGGGAAGTGATCATCAACCATACCACCAGGGATTTATTAGGAGATCACTTCAAGCTGGAAGAATTAACTCCTGTCAAAGTCAAAGGCAAAGAAAAGCCTCTGCCCATATTCAAGGTATTAAAATTAGTTAGTTAA
- a CDS encoding EAL domain-containing protein, whose translation MKNRNELKHYPYIVIFSLIFIINILFIFFIGQKEYEAQRSSLQSNYRNLIDYTGRNISSLEQQIILSSQIVEWIPNTSSNYQRFITDILNTSQSSLLSGVGLWFEENAYPGSQPLYAAQIIKNFEGDAPFKYTIHDEDYTQKDWYKKIINTPSGSMTLVQVFDGMKNRMRVRFGTPFLIDNKKSGILTFDLNREEMDQFFLAQDLQGITGFYITNENNTVIYANQEEDLGLNRIKTKTQKPYFMDKISIDVEGNPLHFYFFMDKEQLYKRMEKPITLALVTMGLWLLVIMVILSRRNYRKLNGENTLLKEEIRLRKAAESKLQYLAYHDPITDLPNLKAFMDEISVKKKDKRFLVIISPENIQKLTGTLDKNYVDTILWSFSAELSKCHDSRLIYRGVGFHFYLIAESEDKAHTLAKDLSRLFKDAIHIKEQELWIKTRIGICPFHVCDNMEQLISKGNLTLSQSNHQLDNILLYTEHLEKRSRYLRSLESMMKSSFFPDQLIYHYQPIVNIKTQGIVGYEMLSRWQPSFQENLISPIEFIPLAEENGQIISIGWQVIRKACQIIKDPKFKKEWFLSINISPLQFLESGFAQKLDQLITEEGIPKDKLKLEITESSSKQLTEIFQLSIDQLVKRDFHLSMDDFGTGESSIERLRRVPFKTIKFDKSFISNIEKEKSFNLLKTLVLLVGETLDTQVIIEGIDSESTNQRVLQIGGVFGQGYYYSPPRPFEEAFSLEWNPTSSDERVFFPQLLSRN comes from the coding sequence ATGAAGAACAGAAATGAATTAAAACATTATCCCTACATTGTAATATTTTCCCTAATCTTTATTATCAACATTCTGTTCATATTCTTTATTGGCCAAAAGGAGTATGAAGCCCAGCGCAGTTCCCTTCAATCCAATTATCGGAATCTCATTGATTACACTGGACGAAATATATCTTCTTTGGAACAGCAAATCATCCTCTCCTCACAAATAGTAGAATGGATACCCAATACGTCCTCCAACTATCAACGTTTCATTACAGATATACTTAATACCTCCCAAAGCTCTTTATTAAGTGGTGTGGGGCTATGGTTCGAAGAAAATGCTTATCCTGGATCACAACCTTTGTATGCCGCACAGATTATTAAGAACTTCGAGGGGGATGCTCCCTTTAAATATACGATACACGACGAAGATTACACCCAAAAAGACTGGTATAAAAAGATAATTAATACCCCTTCAGGATCAATGACATTAGTTCAAGTGTTTGACGGAATGAAAAACAGGATGAGGGTACGCTTTGGGACACCTTTTCTTATTGACAACAAAAAATCAGGTATCCTTACCTTTGATCTTAATAGGGAAGAAATGGATCAGTTCTTCCTGGCACAGGACTTACAGGGTATTACAGGATTCTATATAACTAATGAAAACAATACGGTTATCTATGCTAATCAGGAAGAGGACCTGGGTCTTAACAGGATAAAGACAAAAACACAAAAGCCTTATTTTATGGACAAGATATCCATTGATGTGGAAGGGAATCCTCTTCATTTCTACTTTTTTATGGATAAGGAACAACTCTATAAACGCATGGAAAAGCCGATTACCCTGGCTTTAGTAACCATGGGATTATGGTTGTTAGTCATTATGGTCATACTATCCCGGAGGAATTACAGGAAGCTCAATGGGGAAAATACCCTATTAAAAGAAGAGATACGTTTAAGGAAAGCTGCAGAATCAAAACTTCAATATCTGGCCTATCATGATCCCATAACCGATCTCCCCAATCTGAAAGCCTTCATGGATGAGATCAGTGTGAAAAAAAAGGATAAGCGTTTCTTGGTTATTATATCTCCAGAAAACATTCAAAAATTAACAGGAACATTAGATAAAAACTATGTGGATACGATTCTGTGGTCCTTTAGTGCTGAATTATCAAAATGTCACGATTCCCGGCTCATCTACAGAGGTGTTGGATTTCACTTTTACCTCATTGCAGAATCAGAAGACAAGGCTCATACCCTGGCTAAAGACTTAAGCAGACTCTTCAAAGATGCCATACATATAAAAGAACAGGAATTATGGATCAAAACGCGTATTGGAATATGCCCTTTCCATGTTTGTGATAATATGGAGCAACTAATAAGTAAGGGTAACTTGACCTTAAGTCAATCCAACCACCAGCTGGATAATATTTTACTTTACACAGAGCATCTTGAAAAACGCAGTCGTTACCTGCGAAGTTTAGAAAGCATGATGAAAAGCAGTTTTTTCCCTGACCAATTGATTTATCACTATCAACCTATTGTCAATATTAAAACCCAGGGTATTGTGGGCTATGAAATGTTGTCACGTTGGCAACCTAGCTTTCAGGAAAACCTTATATCACCTATAGAATTTATTCCTTTAGCCGAAGAAAATGGCCAAATCATATCCATCGGTTGGCAAGTGATACGAAAAGCTTGCCAAATAATAAAAGATCCCAAATTCAAAAAGGAATGGTTTCTATCCATCAATATAAGCCCTTTACAGTTTCTTGAATCTGGTTTTGCTCAAAAGCTAGACCAATTAATCACAGAAGAAGGGATACCAAAGGACAAACTCAAGTTAGAAATCACCGAATCCTCTAGCAAACAATTAACGGAAATATTTCAACTAAGCATTGATCAATTGGTTAAACGTGACTTTCACCTATCTATGGATGATTTTGGAACGGGAGAATCTTCCATAGAACGTCTCAGACGAGTTCCCTTCAAAACAATCAAGTTTGATAAAAGCTTTATATCAAATATCGAAAAAGAAAAATCCTTTAATCTTTTGAAAACCCTCGTCCTTTTAGTGGGGGAGACTCTCGACACCCAGGTCATCATCGAAGGTATAGATTCAGAGTCTACCAACCAAAGAGTACTGCAAATAGGAGGGGTTTTTGGACAAGGTTATTATTACTCTCCTCCTCGTCCCTTTGAGGAAGCCTTTAGTCTGGAATGGAATCCCACATCAAGTGATGAGAGGGTTTTCTTTCCCCAATTATTAAGTCGGAACTAA